Proteins encoded by one window of Gouania willdenowi chromosome 4, fGouWil2.1, whole genome shotgun sequence:
- the cnga3a gene encoding cyclic nucleotide-gated channel cone photoreceptor subunit alpha, whose protein sequence is MAKVCSEKSLSPRQRLSTNTSDDELAVIENGDNREHSFTGAGAMARVSYFFFMLQNWASHRMKPKEEQHDSFLERFRGPELKVTSSRHSIAKSVDNSDALRKTNLANKWPFATYNMNNCNNTDDKKDTEIQKEEKKEEKEGEKKEEEKKDEKDEKKDEKKDEKKDEKKDEKKDEKKDDKKDEKKKEEPPKEIWIMDPATDQYYRWLTVIAGPVFYNLMMIVTRSCFNELQNSYTKLWIVLDYTADIIYYGDTFVRSRTGYLEQGLLVKDAAKLRAKYKTTSQFKYDMISMIPTDLLFLQYGFNNPEFRFNRLCKIARLFEFFERTETRTSFPNMFRISNLVLYILVIIHWNACMFFAISKTIGFGTDTWVYPNISHPEHGRLARKYIYSLYWSTLTLTTIGETPAPVQDVEFLFVIADFLTGVLIFASIVGNVGAMISNMNASRAEFQAKIDSIKQYMQFRKVTKDLEARVIKWFDYLWTEKKTCDEKEVLKNLPDKLRAEIAINVHLDTLKKVRIFQDCEAGLLIELVLKLQPQVFSPGDYICKKGDIGREMYIIKEGKLAVVADDGVTQFVVLSDGAYFGEISILGIKGSKAGNRRTANIRSVGYSDLFALSKDDLMEALTEYPDAKKALEEKGKAILMKDNLIDEAVANAGADPKDVEEKIVKLQSNLDVMQSKFAQLMAEFTSSQMRMKQRVTNMEAKVKSIKPEDLSEVVADKDKKVQ, encoded by the exons ATGGCAAAAGTTTGCAGTGAAAAGTCTCTTTCACCAAGGCAGAGGCTGTCCACCAACACATCTGATGACGAGCTGGCAGTGATTGAAAATGGAGACAACAG GGAACACTCTTTTACAGGTGCTGGAGCAATGGCCAG GGTGTCTTACTTCTTCTTCATGCTGCAAAACTGGGCATCACACAGAATGAAACCCAAAGAAGAGCAACACGACTCTTTTCTGGAACGCTTCAGAGGCCCTGAGCTCAAAGTAACCTCCAGTCGACACAGCATTGCCAAGTCTGTCGACAACAGTGACGCACTTCGCAAGACAAA TCTTGCTAATAAGTGGCCCTTTGCTACTTACAACATGAATAATTGCAACAACACAGATGA caaaaaagacacagagaTTCAaaaggaggagaaaaaggaggagaaagaaggagaaaagaaggaagaggagaagaaagacgAGAAGGACGAGAAGAAAGATgagaaaaaagatgaaaagaaagatgagaaaaaagatgagaaaaaagatgaaaagaaaGACGATAAgaaagatgagaaaaaaaaagaggagccCCC GAAAGAAATTTGGATTATGGATCCAGCCACAGACCAGTACTATAGATGGTTGACAGTCATCGCTGGCCCAGTCTTTTATAACCTGATGATGATCGTGACAAG GTCATGCTTTAATGAACTCCAGAACTCCTACACAAAACTCTGGATAGTCTTAGACTACACAGCAGACATAATCTACTACGGAGACACATTTGTCAGGTCAAGAACAG GTTACCTGGAACAAGGCCTGTTGGTAAAAGACGCAGCCAAGCTCCGAGCAAAGTACAAAACAACATCTCAATTCAAATATGATATGATTTCTATGATCCCCACTGATCTGTTGTTTCTGCAATACGGATTCAACAATCCAGAATTTAGATTCAACCGGCTTTGCAAAATTGCGAGgctttttgagttttttgagCGGACTGAAACCAGAACCAGTTTTCCAAACATGTTCCGTATTAGCAACCTTGTACTTTACATCCTGGTTATTATTCATTGGAATGCTTGTATGTTCTTTGCCATTTCAAAGACCATTGGATTTGGGACAGACACTTGGGTATACCCTAATATCAGCCACCCAGAGCACGGCCGTTTAGCAAGAAAGTACATCTACTCGCTATACTGGTCTACGTTGACCCTCACTACTATTGGAGAGACTCCAGCACCAGTCCAAGATGTCGAATTCCTTTTTGTCATTGCTGACTTTCTCACTGGTGTGTTGATTTTTGCTAGTATTGTTGGTAACGTTGGTGCCATGATCTCTAATATGAATGCCTCCCGTGCTGAGTTCCAGGCAAAGATTGATTCCATTAAACAGTACATGCAGTTTCGAAAAGTCACCAAAGATCTTGAAGCCAGAGTAATTAAGTGGTTTGACTACCTTTGGACAGAGAAGAAGACCTGTGATGAAAAGGAAGTGTTGAAGAACCTTCCTGACAAACTGAGGGCTGAAATTGCCATCAATGTGCATCTAGATACCCTAAAGAAAGTGCGAATTTTCCAGGATTGCGAAGCTGGTCTTTTGATTGAATTAGTGCTCAAGCTCCAGCCACAAGTCTTCAGTCCTGGAGATTACATCTGTAAGAAGGGAGATATTGGTCGAGAGATGTACATCATCAAAGAGGGGAAGCTAGCAGTGGTAGCAGATGATGGGGTCACACAATTTGTAGTGCTCAGTGATGGTGCATATTTTGGCGAAATTAGCATTTTAGGTATCAAGGGAAGCAAAGCTGGCAACCGAAGAACAGCCAACATCAGAAGCGTAGGCTACTCCGATCTCTTTGCTCTCTCCAAGGACGACCTAATGGAAGCTCTTACTGAGTACCCAGATGCCAAGAAGGCTCTGGAGGAAAAAGGTAAAGCCATTCTGATGAAAGATAACCTCATTGATGAGGCTGTTGCAAATGCAGGCGCTGACCCAAAAGACGTGGAAGAGAAAATTGTCAAACTGCAGAGTAATCTAGATGTAATGCAATCCAAATTTGCTCAGCTAATGGCAGAATTCACCTCAAGTCAAATGAGGATGAAGCAGAGGGTCACCAACATGGAAGCCAAAGTAAAATCCATAAAACCAGAAGACCTTTCTGAGGTGGTGGCTGACAAAGACAAAAAGGTCCAATGA
- the ube3a gene encoding ubiquitin-protein ligase E3A, with protein MNRDTAKRLIERYFRQLTEGCGNTNCTNEMCASCHEFRPLDNNSAAAKALELFKMNAELCDYHPSISHTIGGNTETDNKMSNKDPCSPTEDFSDVRYLTEDTLCLILKFCEEQGNYNVLARVIGRVFSNAEALMKSFRKDNPNTNPDLGEENHGTSATSSSATTPEENPHKVFDPNEVTVDVNAIRRVYDKLLCIEQVENVLVNAMTYLTPNVELDLEYLDVYESNPDYLNIFIIVMENSNLHSPEYLEVALPQFCKAMSKLPVAALARLARLWSGFGLPHIRRMMETFQQLITFTVVSNEYDSDNLVNDDETVVAATQCLKIVFYASILGGELDREHNEEEEEDSDSDELTLHELLGEERLYKTGPPVDPLENELCIRSVDSRKPLIPFEDFVNDSLNDVVEMDKDFTFFKVNAETKFSFQSCPFILNIVTKNQGLYYDNRIRMYSERRLTALYSMVQGQQPNPYLKLKVRRDHIIDDALVRLEMISMENPSDLKKQLFVEFEGEQGVDEGGVSKEFFQLVLEEIFNPDIGMFTYDDESKLFWFNSSSLENEAQYSLIGIVLGLAIYNNCILDVHFPMVVYRKLLGKKGTYLDLSDSHPVLYQSLKGILQHDGNVKDDMMLTFQISHTDLFGNPVLYDLKEHGEQIPVTEENRQEFVDLFADYILNKSVERQFKAFKKGFLMVTNESPLKHLFRPEEVELLICGSRKLDFEALEKTTDYDGGYNRETQVIKDFWEIIHSFGDEQRRLFLQFTTGTDRAPVGGLGKLKMIIAKNGSDTDRLPTSHTCFNALLLPEYSSKEKLRERLLKAITYGKGFGML; from the exons AT GAACAGAGATACTGCAAAGCGTCTCATTGAGCGCTACTTTCGGCAGTTGACTGAAGGTTGTGGAAATACCAACTGCACAAATGAGATGTGTGCATCATGTCATGAGTTTCGACCTTTGGATAACAATTCAGCAGCTGCCAAAGCCCTGGAGCTGTTTAAGATGAATGCAGAGCTCTGTGACTATCACCCCTCCATCAGTCACACCATAGGTGGAAATACTGAGACAGATAATAAGATGAGCAACAAGGACCCTTGTTCCCCCACAGAGGACTTTTCTG ATGTTCGTTACCTCACAGAAGACACATTGTGTTTGATCCTGAAATTCTGTGAGGAACAAGGAAATTATAATGTTCTTGCTCGTGTCATTGGAAGAGTTTTTTCAAATGCTGAAGCTCTGATGAAAAGTTTCAGGAAGGATAATCCAAATACAAACCCTGATCTTGGAGAAGAGAATCATGGAACTTCAGCCACCTCCTCATCAGCTACTACACCTGAAGAGAATCCACACAAAGTGTTCGACCCCAATGAGGTTACAGTTGACGTCAACGCCATTAGAAGAGTGTACGACAAGCTGCTGTGCATTGAACAAGTGGAGAATGTTCTTGTAAATGCAATGACATACCTTACTCCCAACGTAGAACTTGATCTGGAATATCTTGATGTGTACGAATCAAATCCAGACTATCTGAATATTTTTATAATTGTGATGGAGAATAGTAACCTTCACAGCCCGGAGTATCTTGAAGTAGCCTTACCGCAGTTCTGTAAGGCAATGAGCAAACTTCCTGTGGCTGCTTTAGCTCGGTTAGCAAGGCTTTGGTCGGGGTTTGGTCTTCCGCACATCCGCCGTATGATGGAAACCTTCCAGCAGCTCATCACGTTCACAGTAGTTAGCAACGAATATGATTCAGATAACCTGGTTAATGATGATGAGACGGTGGTAGCTGCAACCCAGTGCCTAAAGATAGTTTTCTATGCGAGTATCCTTGGAGGAGAGTTGGATAGAGAGCAcaatgaagaagaagaggaagactCTGATTCAGATGAGCTGACACTGCATGAGTTGCTTGGTGAGGAACGTCTCTATAAGACAGGACCTCCAGTCGACCCTCTCGAGAATGAACTGTGCATCCGGTCTGTAGATAGCAGGAAGCCTCTCATTCCTTTTGAAGATTTCGTCAATGATTCGCTGAATGATGTGGTGGAAATGGACAAAGATTTCACCTTCTTTAAAGTGAATGCTGAAACCAAGTTTTCTTTCCAAAGCTGCCCGTTTATTCTCAATATCGTGACTAAGAATCAAGGGCTTTACTATGACAACAGGATAAGGATGTATAGTGAGCGCCGCCTCACTGCCCTTTACAGCATGGTGCAAGGCCAGCAGCCAAACCCCTATCTTAAACTTAAAGTGCGCAGAGACCACATTATAGATGACGCCCTCGTGAGA CTGGAGATGATTTCTATGGAGAACCCATCCGACCTCAAAAAGCAGTTGTTTGTAGAGTTTGAAGGAGAGCAAGGTGTAGACGAAGGAGGAGTTTCAAAGGAGTTTTTCCAGTTGGTTTTGGAGGAAATTTTCAATCCAGACATTG GAATGTTCACCTATGACGATGAGTCAAAACTTTTCTGGTTTAATTCTTCGTCGCTGGAAAACGAAGCTCAGTACTCTCTTATTGGAATTGTTCTCGGACtcgcaatttacaacaactgCATCCTTGATGTCCACTTCCCTATGGTGGTTTACAGGAAGCTCCTTGGGAAGAAGGGAACCTACTTGGACCTATCAGATTCACACCCT GTTCTCTACCAAAGCCTTAAGGGAATACTTCAACATGACGGTAATGTGAAGGACGACATGATGCTCACCttccaaatatcacacacagATCTTTTTGGAAACCCAGTTTTATACGATTTAAAAGAGCACGGAGAGCAGATACCTGTTACTGAGGAGAACAGACAG GAGTTTGTGGATCTTTTtgctgattacattttgaacaAAAGTGTGGAGAGGCAATTCAAAGCTTTCAAAAAAGGTTTTCTGATGGTCACAAATGAGTCCCCGCTGAAACATTTGTTTAGACCAGAGGAAGTTGAACTGCTCATCTGTGGAAGCAGG AAACTCGACTTCGAAGCTCTTGAAAAGACGACAGATTATGACGGAGGTTACAACAGAGAAACCCAAGTTATCAA AGACTTCTGGGAAATTATTCATTCCTTTGGAGATGAGCAGAGGAGGTTGTTTCTTCAGTTCACCACTGGCACAGACAGAGCTCCTGTTGGAGGACTCggcaaattaaaaatgataatcgcCAAAAATGGGTCAGACACGGACAG GCTACCAACCTCCCACACTTGCTTTAATGCCCTGCTGCTTCCTGAATACTCCTCCAAGGAAAAACTGAGAGAAAGGCTCCTTAAGGCCATCACGTATGGCAAAGGCTTCGGCATGCTGTGA